Part of the Anaeromicrobium sediminis genome, AGTATAAACAAGTGTATCCTTTCCTTTATAAATCAATTCATTAATTTCGTAGTCTTTAAATTTTAGCACATGTCCTTCCCCCTACTTGTTTCCTTCTATATATAAATTAATTTAAATTTCATGGCATGTCCCTAAAGACAATGAAATAATTCCATAATTTTCAAACATATAACGTAAAATCTGTTTTTTTATGTAACAATTAACATTTCTTCAAGAATATTTAAAACCCCTTTGGCGAAAAATAGCTTATTTTGTCAATCACAATTGCATTTAGTATAATAAAGTCGTTATTCTCCTTATTTTTATGCCTAGTTCATATTTAAATGCTTAAACAAAAATCTTCTAGTTTTAATAAAACTAGAAGATTTTATATAAATCAACTTTTTTGAGCTAATGCAACCATTCTGCCATTACTAACGGTTACCCTTATAACATCTTCTGTTATTTCTATGGGCGTAACAGTCACAAAGTAATCACAGCATCCAGGGCAAGTTATGCAGTCACAAAAAGTAAAATTAAATATGTTTGTAGACTTGTCAATATCACTAAAATTTATTCTCTCTATTACCCAAACGCCTAAGGATATGGGACTTTCATTGTCACATACGCCAAATAATTCATATCGAAGTCTTCCATTTAATACAAAGAAAGAAGTCAATCTCTCAAAACTTACAATACTAGAAAACTCAATATTAACCATAGGCTCACATAAACCTGTTGTATTTATACTAACCTGTGCTAATTGAAATGGTGGATCATTGGATGAAGTAAAGATCCTACTTCCAGTTCCCTCACCACATTCTAGTAATATCCCTTTAGGTTTAGGAGCCTTTGGTTTACAATCATGGTAACAAGGCAAATCACATGATGATTGAGCAAGACCTGTTATTCTAACATTATCTACTGTCACATCTGCAAACCTAAAGGATGCTTCTAATTCAACAGGGGTAACTGTCACAAAATATTTCCAACAACCTTCACAAGTTATCTCTTCGCAAAAAACAAAGTCAAAAACTTTTTCTAATTCAATATCCTCAACAACTCCTGTCCTCTCAAATGTCCAAGTTCCACGGGATAATGGTTTTTCCCCATTGGAAACTCTAAATAATTCAAATCGAAGGCGAATATCACTAACATTTAAATCAATCTTTACAATACTTGAAAATTCAATTAAAACTTTAGTTTTAATTAAAGAGGTTATATCCATTATAATATGTGCTATTTCAACAGGAGTTCCTATTTCAGGGCCATTTCTAAAAATTATACTTCCATTTCCCTGCCCACATAAGGATAGTACTTTTTTAGTTTTAGGATACTTTCCTTTTAATTTTTCACCACAAACCTTATATTTGTCCTTTGAAATGTGCTGTGAAGATTGTGATAATGCCACAATTCTTCCATTACTAACTGTGGCTATTGCTCCATTGATTTCATCGGGAGTAACTATTACAAAATAATCACAACATTCATGGCATGGTTGGCATTCACAAAATATGAAACTAAATGATTCTTCTTGGGATTCAAAAGCGTTCTCTAAAACATTAATTTCCTCAAAGACCCAAATACCTAGGGATTTTGGATCCTCCCCCTTACAAACTTTAAACAATTCATATTGTAATCGTACTGTTGCTCCATTAATTAGTCTCTCCATTTTTACGAGACTAGAAAATTTTATTACAACTTCCGGTCTATTTAAAGAGGCAGTATCCAGGGTCACATGGGCCAATTGAAAGGGATCATCATTGGAGGATGTAAATGTTTTACTTCCAGTTCCTTGTCCGCATTCAAGAAGTATATTTTGTGGTTTGGAGTCCTTTGTTTTACATTCATAAATATTATTACAACTCACTTATATACCTCCTTAGTATTTTATAGGCTTTTGTCAGACTATGATTAGCACTCTTGGGATTTTGCAATTAGTTGACCCATGGACACCTTTGCACTAGCAGTATCATTATCACTTATTTTCTCAGCAGTTACTCTAACAAAATAATCAATACAACCTGGACAAGGTGAAGAGCATACGCATCTGTTAAAACTAAAGGTATCAGAAGTTTCCAAGTTTTGATTTGGATTATCTACCGCAAGTGTTGTTAAAAATCTTCTAAATTTCCAGCTCCCCACAAGGATTTCAGTTCCACCATTTCGTCTAGAAAATAAATCAAATCGGAGTATTACTTCTGCGTCAGTTTGAGTAGCATCATCAGGTTCTAATACAGCTTCAACTTGACTGGAAAACTCAAGCTCAGTTACGAACTTATCCGATCCTCGAGTGTCCACCGTTACATTAGCTGCATCAAAGGTATCGCCTGTAGTATCAAAGTCCATTTCACTTCCAGGTGTACCACATACTAAAAAGAATTTTTTATCAAAAGGCTTTTTTATTTTACAATCTTTTTTTCTACAATCATCTTTTCTATAATCTTTTTTTCTACAATCATCTCTCTTATAATCCTTTTTCTCATAACCACTTCTAGGAGAGCAAGTTATTTTACAATAGCCGTCCATTCTTGACATAAATGAATTCCTCCTTCATAAATATACAATTACATATTTTAAAGTCTTATATCCTATAGGCTCATATTTCTTGTGCTTTACATGGACAGTTAATATCTTAATACGGCAACAAAAATTAGCCTATAAGAATAAGGTGTATTCCACTTCTACAATATACATTATGCTGTCTCTTAGTATTATGTGATAAGCCATATTTCAAAGGGTATATTAATTGAAAATGACAACAAATTTAATAGAAAAAACTCTCA contains:
- a CDS encoding DUF4489 domain-containing protein, which produces MSCNNIYECKTKDSKPQNILLECGQGTGSKTFTSSNDDPFQLAHVTLDTASLNRPEVVIKFSSLVKMERLINGATVRLQYELFKVCKGEDPKSLGIWVFEEINVLENAFESQEESFSFIFCECQPCHECCDYFVIVTPDEINGAIATVSNGRIVALSQSSQHISKDKYKVCGEKLKGKYPKTKKVLSLCGQGNGSIIFRNGPEIGTPVEIAHIIMDITSLIKTKVLIEFSSIVKIDLNVSDIRLRFELFRVSNGEKPLSRGTWTFERTGVVEDIELEKVFDFVFCEEITCEGCWKYFVTVTPVELEASFRFADVTVDNVRITGLAQSSCDLPCYHDCKPKAPKPKGILLECGEGTGSRIFTSSNDPPFQLAQVSINTTGLCEPMVNIEFSSIVSFERLTSFFVLNGRLRYELFGVCDNESPISLGVWVIERINFSDIDKSTNIFNFTFCDCITCPGCCDYFVTVTPIEITEDVIRVTVSNGRMVALAQKS
- a CDS encoding DUF4489 domain-containing protein, yielding MSRMDGYCKITCSPRSGYEKKDYKRDDCRKKDYRKDDCRKKDCKIKKPFDKKFFLVCGTPGSEMDFDTTGDTFDAANVTVDTRGSDKFVTELEFSSQVEAVLEPDDATQTDAEVILRFDLFSRRNGGTEILVGSWKFRRFLTTLAVDNPNQNLETSDTFSFNRCVCSSPCPGCIDYFVRVTAEKISDNDTASAKVSMGQLIAKSQEC